Part of the Fodinicola acaciae genome is shown below.
CCGGACTGGCTGCGCGCCGCCAAAGCCGCCGGCATCCTGCGTTAACTGCCGAGCTATTCTTCACCTGTATGAGGCCGGCGCTGATCGTCCCCTCGTTGGCGATGAGGTTTCTCGGCGCGGCCGAGGGCTCGTTCGCGCTCGCGGCGGGTCGCAACCGAACGTGAGCACCACAGCAGGCCCGTCAACGCGACGTTTTCTGGCGAGGCGCGATCCTCGTCGTGGTGTCACTTCGGTTGGTGGCCCACCTGTTCGGGTTTAGTTGAACAGGTGGTAGGTATTTCGTAGCGGCTTTTGCTCGAAGTCCACGTACTGCGGTGGAATGAATTCTGGTACGCCGTCGACGATCTGGACTTGCCAGTCGCCGTGGTGGATCTGCCGGTGGTGAAATTCGCACAGCAGCACGCAATTGTCGATGGAGGTTTCACCTCCGTCGGCCCAGTGCCGCACGTGGTGTGCTCTCGTCCAGCGTACGGGTCGGGTGCAGCCGATCATCGCGCAGCCGCGGTCACGCGCGATCAACGCTTTGCGCAGCTCGTCGGTGACCAGCCGTTCGGTGCGGCCGACGTCCAATGCTTCGCTTTGGGTGCCGAGCACCAGTGGAGTGATGTCACAGTCGCACGCCAACCGCCGGGCGGCTTCGGGGCTGATGACGGTGTTTTCGTACGCGCGGACCTGCCCGAGCTTGTCCCTGAGCATCTCCCAGGACAGCGTGATCGTCAGATGCGGACGCTCGCGGCCCTGGATCGGCAGCTTCTCACTGTCCGCGATCAAATTCAGCGCATCGGCCAACGCATCACCATTGCGCTCAGCAGCCGAGCGGCGGTCTTTGGTTTTGCCCTTGTTGTCCGTGCGTGGCTTGGCCAGCGGCGAGAGGAGTTCCTGCATCAGGCTGCCCGTCTCGGCATCGAAGCTGCCGCGGAAGGCGAGCCGACCATCGGTGCCGGTGCGCAAATACAGCTCGCGGCGTGGCGTGGCGTTTTCTTCTTCCGAGGGCTGTGTTCCGTCGGGGTCGAGGTGGCCGTGGACGCGGTTGCCGAGCTGGTGCAACTCACGCGCCCGCAACTGCGATGCCGCGTCGACCAACGTTTTCTCGGCGAACCGCCGCTCCTGGATACCGATCCGACGCGGCAACTTGGTGATAATCGTCCGGATCGCGTCCAACTGCGAGTCGGCCAGCTCGCCGCGGCGCATGGCCTCGCCGGCGTATTCCAACTGCGGCGCCAGCTTCTCACCGGTGGCCAACGCGCGGCTGCCGCAGAACGTGCGAGCGCGCTGCACGCATCGGCTGGCCTCGGTGGGGGAGAACTTCAGGAAATCCTCCAGGAACGCGGCCGTGTCGGCGTGTCCGAACTTTGTCGCGATCGTCTGGTCATCGGCGGCTTTCACCACCGCCAGAAGCGCGGCTTTGGCCGTACGCACCGCCTGCTCCGCATACCGCAACGCGGCCGCGAACTCCTCCTTACCGGACAGCAACGACGGATCACCCGCCAGCTGAAATGAAGGAGTGGTCATGCCACCAATAATACCCTAGCGGCCGACAACGCCGCGCCGCCGGGGTCGAGTGTTTCTTTGTCTCACAAGGCAAACCGCGCCGCGGGCCGCTCTCCTCAGGTTTCTTGGGAAGCTTTGGTGTTATCCCGCCAGCAGAGCTAGATGTCAAGCAGCTCCGTGGCGAAGATCTCCTCGATTTTCCACCGACGCGTGGACAACCCCTGCTCGTAGTGATAGCGCAGATACGTCTCCAGAGTCCTACGGTTGGCGGCGATGCCATACGGCCACCAGTCATCCGGAAACTCGGTGGCATTACGCTCTACCAGCGCGTTCATCCACGGCACCATGGTCTGCACCTGATGGAGCCGGCGAGCACCACGATAGCGCTCCAGAGCCGCATCTTTTGCTTCGGCAAAGGCGCGATAGACCTCAGCCGCGAGGCGCAGGAGGTCACGTCGGATGACGATCGTGTGCATGATCGGGAAAATGCCGGTCCGGCGATGATAGTCGCGTTCCAGCGGCTCGAAATCGGCGAACAGGCGAGCGACGTTTGGTGATCTGTCAAGGAAACACTGCGGCACGTTCGCGGAGAACAGCGCGTCGATCTCGCCGTCGTCCAGCATTCTGTTGAGCGTCCGGCCGGCCGGTGCGACGCTGACGTCGACCTGCGGCGGATGTGGATGGGGGATGAAGTCGAACGGCGGCGCGGGATGCTCGAGGCCGCCGATGATCCATCTGTTGTCCTCGGGACGAAATCCGTGCTCGTCCATCAGGATTCCCTTGGCCCACACGCCGGAGTCCTGGCCGTACGTGCCAAACTCACCGATGGTCCGGCCGGTGAGGTCGGCCGGGCCGGTGATGCCGGAGTGGACGTTGACGAAGACGCACGAGTGGCGGAAGACGCGGTTGGGGAAGATCGGCAACGCCACGTACGGCGGGTCCTGCTCCAGCGATCGTAGATAAAACGTCAGTCCGAGCTCGGCGACATCGTACGCACCGCCGCGGACCATTCCCTCGAAGATCTCCGGCAGGGTCGCCGCGGTTTTCATGGTGGCGCCGGTGCTTCCTTCGAATAGCGAACGCGTTGTGTCATATCGGAAACATCCAATGGTGAGGGATTTCATGATTCGATCGTTCGCCGATCCGCGGCTGGTGTCCAAGACTCGTTTCGCACGGTCGATACCCGGTGAGTATCGTGTCGGCGTGGACCTGCGCCAACTGCGCTATTTCGTCGCGGTCGCCGAGGAAGGCCACGTCGGCCGTGCGGCGGGCCGGCTGCACATGACCCAGCCGCCGCTGAGCCGTGCGATCCGCCAGCTCGAGGACGAGCTGGGCATCAGGCTTTTCCACCGTACGGCCAAAGGCGTCACGCTCACGGCGGCGGGTGCGGTGCTGTTGGCAGAAGCCGGTGCCCTGCTCGGCCACGTCGACCGGGTCCGCGACCGGGTGACCGCCGCGGCGGGTGCCGCCACTCTCGCGATCGGCACGCTGGCCGACGCGGCCGAACAGGTGGGCGGCGAGCTGGTCGCACATTTCCGTGCTCGTCATCCGCACGTGAGCGTCAGCGTCCACGAGAGCGACCTCAGCGACCCCACGGCCGGCCTGCGTGCCGGCCTGGTCGACATCGCGATGACCCGCACTCCGTTTGACCAGACCGGAATCGGCACATACGTCCTGCGCTCGGTGCCGGTCGGTGTCGTCGTACGCGACGACGATCCGCTCGCCGGTCGCGCGACGGTGACCGAGGCGGATCTGGCCGGTCGCCGGTGGGTCCGGCTGCCGGATGGCGTCGACGGCGTGTGGAAGGCGTTCTGGACCGGTGGCGTGCCCGACGAGCGTACGCCGGTGCGGCGGACGATCCAGGAATGTCTGCAGGCGGTGATGTGGAACGCGACATCGGCGCTGGCGCCGGTCGACCAGCCGCTGCCGGCCGGGCTGGCCGTCGTTCCGCTGGCCGGGCACGTGCCGAGCCAGCTCGTCCTCGCCTGGCTGGCGTCCGGCCGCAATCCATTGGTCAGTAGTTTCGTGCAGACGGCCAAAAGCGCGTTTCCCGGCCGCGCGTCGTAGTCTGACCGCATGTGGAGCGCTAAGGACGCGGCGGCGGCGCGGAAGAAGGTGGACGCGCTGGCCGCGCGGCTGCCGGAGCTGGTGGCCGAACAGTCACACGGCCACACCGGATATCTGTTGCGGGGCAAGCGGATCGCCTGGCTGGTGGTCGACCACCACGGCGACGGCCGGCTGGCATTGTGGGTCAAGGCACCGAAAGACGAGCAGGAGGCGCTGGTCGGCGGCGACCCCGACCGCTATTTCGTCCCGCCGTACGTCGGAAAGAGCGGGTGGGTCGGCGTGCTGCTCGATCCGGCCAGCGAGCCGGACTGGGGTGAGGTCGACGCGTTGCTCGAACAGGCCTGGCGGATGACCGCGACCAAACGCGCGATCACCGCCTTCGACGCCGGTTGAGCTCATCGGCGGGCCAGCACGGCACTGTCCTTTGTGGACCGAGTGCGCCGCGGCTGGTCCTGCCGTACGACGGCCAGTAGGATCGCGCCGAGTGTGACACCGCAGCCGGCCACCAGGAGGAGTGCGTGCACACCGGCGTCATAGCGAGCAAAACTGCCCAGGACGGTGCCAAGTACGGCGATGCCGAGCGCTCCGCCGACCTGCCGCGCGGTGTTGACGATCGCCGAGCCGACGCCGGCGCGTTCGCGCGGCACGTGCTGCAGGACGGCCGCGATCGCCGGTGAGATCGCCAAACCCTGGCCGATCCCGCAGATCACGAACAGCACCGCGACCAGCGCGTATGATCGCAGGCCGACGATGCCAAGGCCGAGCAGGCTCAGGCTGGTCGCGGTGTAGCCCAGCAGCATCGGCAGCCGTGGACCGTACGCGGCGGTCAGCCGGCCGGCCAGCAGCGACGACGGAATGATCGCCAGACTCATCGGTGCCAACAGAAAACCGGTCACCAGCGCCGAATTGCCATTTGACTGCTGCAAAACCACGGACAACAGCACAAACGCGCCGTTGGCGCCGAAGCCGAGCAGCACCGAGGCGATGTTGACGACCGAGAACCCGCCGTTGCCGAACAGCGAAATCGGCAACATCGGCCGCTTTTTCCGTGATTCGACAACGACGAACGCGATGCCGCACAGCGCGGCGGCTGCGAACAGGCCGAGCGTTTGCGCGGATGTCCAACCGGCCTCGCGCGCGTCGATCACCGCGAACACCAGCGAGCCGAGCGCGCAGACTGCCAGCACCTGGCCGATCGGGTCGAGCGCGGCATGCTCGGGATCGGCGCTTTCGACGATCGTAGGAAGGCCGACGCCGATCGCCACGACGCAGATCGGCAGGTTGACCAGGAAAATCGACGGCCAGCCGAACGCGTCGACCAGCAGCCCGCCGAGGATCGGACCGGCCAGCACCGCGACGCTCGCGGCCAATCCCCAATATCCCAGGAGCCGCGCCCTTTTCGCCGGATCCGGTGCGGCCTGCGCGATGATCGCGAGCGCGCCAGGCACCACCAGCGCGGCCGAGACGCCTTGTAACACACGGCCGGCGACCAGGACGCCGATCGACGGCGCGACCGCGCAGACCAGCGAGCCAGCCAGAAAGCCGGCCAATCCCAGCAGAAAACAACGCTTGCGGCCATAGCGGTCGCCGAGCGCGCCGCCGGACAGCAGGCAGACCGCCAGCGCGATCGAGTACGCGTCGACGATCCACTGCAGTCCGTCCAGGCCGGTCCGCAGGTCGTGCTGAATCCGCGGCAGCGCCACCGCCACGATCGTCAGGTCGAGCAACACCATGAACGTGCCGGCGAACGCCGGCAGCAAGATCCTCGTCCGCACCGATTCCCTCACGATCCATCACATGACTGACCGACAGTCGGTGACTGTAAATGAAAACGCTTGCCATGTACAGCGTGATGTGGGTAACGGCGGCCGGTCCGATACGGTCAGACCGACACGAAGGAGGCCGCGTGCCGCGGACGAAACCGAGCGAGGAGCGCCGTGCGGACCTGCTCGACGCTGCCGAAGAACTGGTGTTACGCGACGGTGTCGACGCGCTGCGCATCGACGACGTGACGCTCGGGGCCGGCGTCGCCAAAGGCACCTTCTACTTGCATTTCAAGACCAAGGACGAGCTGATCGCCGCGTTGGCCGAGCGCTATGTCCAGCGGTTCGTGGCCTGCCAGCGCGAGGCGTCCGACGGTTACGCCGGTGTCGAGCGGATCCAACGCTGGCTGGTCGCGGGCATCGACACCTACACCACCGACAATCGGCTGCACGACGTGCTTTTCCGGCATCCGGCCCACACCGTCTACAGTGGACACAACCTGGCCGCCGGCGACCTGCGCGACCTGCTCGTCGAAACTGTCGACCTGCCGGATCCGGACGCCACCGCGATTTTGCTTTACCACGCCTTGCACGGCGCGGCCGACCACGTCCTGCACACGCCGGCCGACCGCGACCGCATCGTCGCCGAGCTCGTCCGCCTTTGCCAGCTGGTTACTGCGCGGCGATGGTGAAATCGTCGAGCTGGATCCAGGTGTCGGTGCCAGGAGCCACAAAACCGGCGTAGACCGTCACCGTGTGGACGTTTGCCGGGATCGTGACCGTGACCTGCCGTTGCGCATACGCGTCGGTGGCGCCGAAGGTCGTCTGGCCGAGGACAGTGCTGCCATCGGCGCCCAGGCGTACGCCGAAGCGTCCTTCGGTCAGGGCCGACGACGACCTTTCCCAGGTGGAGAAGGTGTACGTCGTGCCTGGCGTCACCGGCACCTGCTGACTCAGCGCGCTCCAACCGGTCCCGGAGGTGCGGATCCAGCCGTTGTTCTGGCCGGAATGCGCGAATCCGAGGCCACGGTCGACGCCATGTCCCGCCGTGCCTTCGAAACTCCACGCCGACGGGCCGCCGGCCGGCGCCTCGAAACCGCCGTCGGCCAGCTGTGAGACATAGCTGGCGGCCAGCTCGGAGACCGAGGTGTACGTGCGCGTACCACCGGGCACGCCGTAGACGCGGATGCCGTCGGCCGCGTCGGGTTTGAAGGTGATCGTGTAGGTCTTGCCGGCGCCGGCGGTGTTGTCGCCCGGATAGGCCGGGCTGATCGACTGCGCGGTCGCGTCGACCCATTCGCCGTTGTGTCGCAGCTGCACGCGCGGCCGGCCGGTGAACCAGCCGCCGGTGTCGGTCACCGGACCGCTGGTGAAGTCGACGCGGTTGACGTTGTATTGCCGCGGCCACGTGTAGCCCCACCAGCTGGCCGTCTTCACCTCGCCGTCGCTGTCGTCCTCGGCGGTGTTTTTGTCGCCGTCATTGAGATAGTCGAGCCGGCCGGCGTGCGTCGACTTGGAGATCGGTACGGTGCCCGGCGCGGTGGCCAGGTTGACCGTGCCGTCGGGCAGGTTGGTCGGTTGGCTCGGTGTGGCCGGTGTCAGCTGCATCTTTCGCAGGCTGAAGTGGTAAACATTGCCGCCACCGCCACACGGGCACACGTTTGCCTGCACGTAGGCCGTACGCCCGTCGGCGCTGAGGAACTTCGACGGGATGGTCGTGCCATAGCCGCCGGCTCGCGCGGCCGACCACGGATAGCCGCCGAAATCCTTGCTGAGGAACCGTTTCCACGGCCCCCACGGCGTCGGCGACTCGTAGAACTCGAAGGTGAACTCGGTCCACGAGGTGTAGAGATAGCGCTTCAGCGGCTTGTCGTACGTGACGCCACCCTGGCTGACGACGCTCAGGTTGCTGACCAGGTTGGGGTTGTAGGTCTGCTGGTAGAGCCGGCGACCGTCGTGCAAAACCGAGACGCGCTTGCTGATGTCCCGGCTCCACCGCGGCCTTTCGGTCGTGCCGCTGAAGAATTCCCACGCCCTGCGGTCCTGCACCTTGGTTTTCGGCACGCGCGCGAGATAAACGTCCTGCGGGTCGGCGACCCGGTCGTCGAACGAGTCACGCCAGTTGTTGTCCAGGCCGTACGCGTAGACGTAGTTGTCCGGAGCCCACGCGCTGTCCTTTCCGAAGTCGGTGAAGAAAATCGTGGTGAACGCGTGGTTGTCGAACATCGGCTTGGAATGGTCCCAGGTCCACGTACGTCCGTGGTCGGTGGACTTCACGATGGTGGCCGCCGGCACTTCGTTGAAATCCAAGGCAAGATCCTGCACGGCGAGGTAGATCGTACCGTTCACGCAGACCATGCCGGTCGGTTTGCGCGTGTAACCAGGTCCGCTCCACACGCTGCTGATCCGCTCGCTGCGGCTGAGCGTCTCGCCGGTCAGCTTGGGCAACGTGCCACGGATCTGGCTGACCGCCACGTCGGCGAACGCGCCGTCGGTCGTGAAACCCTTGCCGTCGCCATTGGCGGCGTAGAGATTATCGTCGTTGGACCAGCACGATGGCCACAAATCGCCGTCGCTCGGCGTCGGCACCGTCTCGTGTTCCTCGATCGCGACGGTGGAAAACGCCGTACTCACCGGCGCGTCGACCGGCGCCGCGACGGCCGGCGTGCCGCCGAACGCGAGCGCGACGACCGTGGCAGCGGCGAGCAGGTTGCGGACCGACGGCATCGTTCCTCCTGGCAGCAATCGATTTCTCGGTAACGTACGGGGTGGCGCGTGGACCGTCAAGAGCCGGCCCGGCCGCGTTCGCTGAGTGTCGTATTTTTGGCACCGTTGGACGTCCGATGTGGTGAAAATACGGCTTGTTCGTTTTCCTTCGGCGGGCGGCGGGTTCTCATGTTTGTTGCGTTGGGTGGGTGGTTGGGTTTTTCGCCTGCGCGGCGGGCGCTCCCGCGGAGGGCGACCTCAAGGGAGGGGGCGCGTGGATGCCAGTTGGTGTGCATTGGGGGTGCGGGTGCTGGGGCGGTTGACTGCGTAATACTTGTTTAACAAGACATCAAAACGGACATCTGTCGCGGGTGAGCAGTCACAGCAGCAATATCAGCCTCAGTAGTCACACCCGTCACAGCCTTCGGTGATCGCGACGGCGTGAAAGCTTTGTCTCTTGCGTCCAGCGCAAGTAACTCGACCTTCATGCCATCCGCGACCCTCGCAAGCCGGACATTTAGCGCTCCACATGCCTTCTCGTACCACAAACCGGACCCACCCACAGACCAACCGCAACGCGCGGCACCCAACCCAACCAACAGCGAAACCCCGCGCACCCTCCCCTTGAGGTCGCCCTCCGCGCAGGAGCGCCCGCCGCGCAGGCGCCACCACCCCCAAAACGCACCAACCAGAAGCCGCAACCACCCACCCAACGCAACAATCATGAAACCCAACCACCCCGCGAAAGGGTCCGCGGAAAATGTCAGGAGGTGCGGTGGAGGTCAGCAGGGGAGAGCGACCCCACCGAGCTGTGCCCGGCCAGAGCCAGGGTCAGCTCGAGCTCGGCGAGGATGCAGCGGATGACGTGCTCGACGCCGGGCTGGCCGTCGATGCCGAGGCCATACATGTACGGCCGGCCGAGCAGTACGCCGCGGGCGCCGAGCGCGAGCGCCTTGGCGATGTCGTCGCCGGTGCGGATGCCGGAGTCGAACAGGATCTCCAGCCGGTCGCCGGCCGCCTCGACGACGCCGGGCAGTGCGTCGGCCGCGCCGATCGCGCCGTTGACCTGCCGGCCGCCGTGGTTGGAGACCACGACTCCGTCGACTCCGGCATCGACGGCTTTCCTTGCGTCGTCAGGATGTTGGATGCCTTTGAGGACGATCGGGCCGTCCCAGTGCTCGCGCAGGAACGGCAGGTTGTCCCAGGTTTTGCTGGCGTCGTTGAACAACTGTACGAAGTGCATGACCGCGGCCCGTGGGTCCTCGTGCACCGGCTTGCCAAGACCGGCTTCGAAAGCCGGATCGGTGAAGTAGTTGGCCGTGCCGACACCGCGTAGAAACGGCAGGTAGGCGGTGTCCAGATCGGTCGGCCGCCAGGCCAGCATGAACGTGTCGAGCGTGACGACGAGTACGCGATAGCCGGAGTTCTTCGCTCTGGCCAGGAAACTCTTCGTGACTTCCGGATCTTTCGGCCAGTAGAGCTGAAACCACCGCTCGGCGTCCCTCATCGCCTCGGCGACCTGCTCCATCGGCGTGCTCGACGCCGACGACAGGATGAACGGGATCGACTGCGCCGCGGCGGCTTTCGCAGCTGCCACCTCGCCGTCCGGATGCATGATCGACTGTACGCCGACCGGCGCCAACGCCAACGGACTGGCGGTTTTCCGGCCGAACAGCTCGACGGACAGGTCGCGTGCGCTGACATCGCGCAGCATCCGCGGCACGATCTCATAGCGGTCCAGCGCCCGCCGGTTGGCTCGTGCCGTCTTGCCGTCGCCGGCCGATCCGGCGACGTATCCGAACGGTCCCGGTCCGAGCCGCTGCCGCGCGACCTCCTCCAGTCGCGTCAGATCCGTCGGCAGCCGTGGCACCGCACCGGTGAACACACCGGCACCGTAGATCTCGTACTGAAAAGCGGCCCAGTCGGTCATCGGCACAGTCTGTCAGGTGATCGCCGTCAGCGCCGTGAGCCACGGCATCCAACGCGGATCGGGGCCCTTGCTGGGATCCCACGACAGGCTGGTGCCGGTGTAGCCGACCGAGAAACCGCTCTCCGGATCGGCGAACGCGAGCCGGCCGCCGGCACCGGCGTGGCCGAAACCGCCGGGACCGAGCATCGGATTTCCCGGTCGTGCCAGCTCAAAGCCGAGGCCGTGCCGCAGTGGATACGGATCCGGCATGGCGTCAAGCGGCGCCGGCGGACGCAGGCCGTCGGTCTGTGGCTTCCGCGCCGCTTCGACAGCTTCCGGCCGGAGTACGCGGATGCCGTCGACCTCGCTCAGCAGGGCCGCGTAGAAACGCGCGAGCGAACGCGCGTTTCCGATTCCGTTGGCCGCCGGCAGCTCGGCGGCGTGGAACTCGGCGGTGTTCAGCGCCGGCAACAGGCCAGAGACCGACCGGAAACCCGCGAGCAGCGCGAGCGTCACCGGATGCTCCAGGTCCACACCGAGGCCGCGCAGGATCTCGGCCATCTGCTCGCTGGAAACCGGCGGGTTCTGCGCGGAAACCGGCCGTACGCGCGACTCTTTGTCAGCGGGCAGGCCGATCCACAGGTCGAGGCCGAGCGGACCGCCGATCTCCTCGGCGAAAAGTCGTCCGACGCTGCGGCCGCTGACTCGCCGGATCACCTCGCCGACCAGGAAGCCGTAGGTGATCGCGTGATAGCGATATGCCGTGCCAGGCTGCCAAAGCGGCGTCATCGACGCGAGTGCCGCGACGCATTGGTCCCAGTCGGTCAGCTGTTGGGTACCGATGTCGAACGAGAAGAATCCGGCCGTGTGGCTCAACAGTTGCGCGACCGTCACGTCCGGCGAAAACTCCGGCCAGTAGGTGCTGACCGGCGCGTCGATCCGCAGCTGGCCGCGCTCGGCGAGCAGATGTGCGAGCGTGGCGGTGAGGCCTTTGGTGGCCGACATGAGCACCGTGAGCGAGTCGCCGTCGTGCGTCCACAGGTCGACGACCGGCTGGCCGTGCCGATAGACGGCGAGCTGCGCCTGTCCCACATCGGTTTTCTGCGCTTCGGCGAAGGCGTCGCGGACGGCTTCGTATCCGGTGGCGACGGTTCCGTTGACATCCATGACATCGACGCTAGCGCTCCACCGGCGTACGGCGAGTGCCTGACGCGCTGGACAGCCCGGGCCGATCGCGCACAGATCTTGGCCCACA
Proteins encoded:
- a CDS encoding DUF4185 domain-containing protein produces the protein MPSVRNLLAAATVVALAFGGTPAVAAPVDAPVSTAFSTVAIEEHETVPTPSDGDLWPSCWSNDDNLYAANGDGKGFTTDGAFADVAVSQIRGTLPKLTGETLSRSERISSVWSGPGYTRKPTGMVCVNGTIYLAVQDLALDFNEVPAATIVKSTDHGRTWTWDHSKPMFDNHAFTTIFFTDFGKDSAWAPDNYVYAYGLDNNWRDSFDDRVADPQDVYLARVPKTKVQDRRAWEFFSGTTERPRWSRDISKRVSVLHDGRRLYQQTYNPNLVSNLSVVSQGGVTYDKPLKRYLYTSWTEFTFEFYESPTPWGPWKRFLSKDFGGYPWSAARAGGYGTTIPSKFLSADGRTAYVQANVCPCGGGGNVYHFSLRKMQLTPATPSQPTNLPDGTVNLATAPGTVPISKSTHAGRLDYLNDGDKNTAEDDSDGEVKTASWWGYTWPRQYNVNRVDFTSGPVTDTGGWFTGRPRVQLRHNGEWVDATAQSISPAYPGDNTAGAGKTYTITFKPDAADGIRVYGVPGGTRTYTSVSELAASYVSQLADGGFEAPAGGPSAWSFEGTAGHGVDRGLGFAHSGQNNGWIRTSGTGWSALSQQVPVTPGTTYTFSTWERSSSALTEGRFGVRLGADGSTVLGQTTFGATDAYAQRQVTVTIPANVHTVTVYAGFVAPGTDTWIQLDDFTIAAQ
- a CDS encoding TetR/AcrR family transcriptional regulator encodes the protein MPRTKPSEERRADLLDAAEELVLRDGVDALRIDDVTLGAGVAKGTFYLHFKTKDELIAALAERYVQRFVACQREASDGYAGVERIQRWLVAGIDTYTTDNRLHDVLFRHPAHTVYSGHNLAAGDLRDLLVETVDLPDPDATAILLYHALHGAADHVLHTPADRDRIVAELVRLCQLVTARRW
- a CDS encoding phosphate/phosphite/phosphonate ABC transporter substrate-binding protein: MKTAATLPEIFEGMVRGGAYDVAELGLTFYLRSLEQDPPYVALPIFPNRVFRHSCVFVNVHSGITGPADLTGRTIGEFGTYGQDSGVWAKGILMDEHGFRPEDNRWIIGGLEHPAPPFDFIPHPHPPQVDVSVAPAGRTLNRMLDDGEIDALFSANVPQCFLDRSPNVARLFADFEPLERDYHRRTGIFPIMHTIVIRRDLLRLAAEVYRAFAEAKDAALERYRGARRLHQVQTMVPWMNALVERNATEFPDDWWPYGIAANRRTLETYLRYHYEQGLSTRRWKIEEIFATELLDI
- a CDS encoding MmcQ/YjbR family DNA-binding protein; protein product: MWSAKDAAAARKKVDALAARLPELVAEQSHGHTGYLLRGKRIAWLVVDHHGDGRLALWVKAPKDEQEALVGGDPDRYFVPPYVGKSGWVGVLLDPASEPDWGEVDALLEQAWRMTATKRAITAFDAG
- a CDS encoding alpha-hydroxy-acid oxidizing protein — its product is MTDWAAFQYEIYGAGVFTGAVPRLPTDLTRLEEVARQRLGPGPFGYVAGSAGDGKTARANRRALDRYEIVPRMLRDVSARDLSVELFGRKTASPLALAPVGVQSIMHPDGEVAAAKAAAAQSIPFILSSASSTPMEQVAEAMRDAERWFQLYWPKDPEVTKSFLARAKNSGYRVLVVTLDTFMLAWRPTDLDTAYLPFLRGVGTANYFTDPAFEAGLGKPVHEDPRAAVMHFVQLFNDASKTWDNLPFLREHWDGPIVLKGIQHPDDARKAVDAGVDGVVVSNHGGRQVNGAIGAADALPGVVEAAGDRLEILFDSGIRTGDDIAKALALGARGVLLGRPYMYGLGIDGQPGVEHVIRCILAELELTLALAGHSSVGSLSPADLHRTS
- a CDS encoding DHA2 family efflux MFS transporter permease subunit; the encoded protein is MRTRILLPAFAGTFMVLLDLTIVAVALPRIQHDLRTGLDGLQWIVDAYSIALAVCLLSGGALGDRYGRKRCFLLGLAGFLAGSLVCAVAPSIGVLVAGRVLQGVSAALVVPGALAIIAQAAPDPAKRARLLGYWGLAASVAVLAGPILGGLLVDAFGWPSIFLVNLPICVVAIGVGLPTIVESADPEHAALDPIGQVLAVCALGSLVFAVIDAREAGWTSAQTLGLFAAAALCGIAFVVVESRKKRPMLPISLFGNGGFSVVNIASVLLGFGANGAFVLLSVVLQQSNGNSALVTGFLLAPMSLAIIPSSLLAGRLTAAYGPRLPMLLGYTATSLSLLGLGIVGLRSYALVAVLFVICGIGQGLAISPAIAAVLQHVPRERAGVGSAIVNTARQVGGALGIAVLGTVLGSFARYDAGVHALLLVAGCGVTLGAILLAVVRQDQPRRTRSTKDSAVLARR
- a CDS encoding HNH endonuclease signature motif containing protein; its protein translation is MTTPSFQLAGDPSLLSGKEEFAAALRYAEQAVRTAKAALLAVVKAADDQTIATKFGHADTAAFLEDFLKFSPTEASRCVQRARTFCGSRALATGEKLAPQLEYAGEAMRRGELADSQLDAIRTIITKLPRRIGIQERRFAEKTLVDAASQLRARELHQLGNRVHGHLDPDGTQPSEEENATPRRELYLRTGTDGRLAFRGSFDAETGSLMQELLSPLAKPRTDNKGKTKDRRSAAERNGDALADALNLIADSEKLPIQGRERPHLTITLSWEMLRDKLGQVRAYENTVISPEAARRLACDCDITPLVLGTQSEALDVGRTERLVTDELRKALIARDRGCAMIGCTRPVRWTRAHHVRHWADGGETSIDNCVLLCEFHHRQIHHGDWQVQIVDGVPEFIPPQYVDFEQKPLRNTYHLFN
- a CDS encoding LysR family transcriptional regulator, producing the protein MIRSFADPRLVSKTRFARSIPGEYRVGVDLRQLRYFVAVAEEGHVGRAAGRLHMTQPPLSRAIRQLEDELGIRLFHRTAKGVTLTAAGAVLLAEAGALLGHVDRVRDRVTAAAGAATLAIGTLADAAEQVGGELVAHFRARHPHVSVSVHESDLSDPTAGLRAGLVDIAMTRTPFDQTGIGTYVLRSVPVGVVVRDDDPLAGRATVTEADLAGRRWVRLPDGVDGVWKAFWTGGVPDERTPVRRTIQECLQAVMWNATSALAPVDQPLPAGLAVVPLAGHVPSQLVLAWLASGRNPLVSSFVQTAKSAFPGRAS
- a CDS encoding serine hydrolase domain-containing protein translates to MDVNGTVATGYEAVRDAFAEAQKTDVGQAQLAVYRHGQPVVDLWTHDGDSLTVLMSATKGLTATLAHLLAERGQLRIDAPVSTYWPEFSPDVTVAQLLSHTAGFFSFDIGTQQLTDWDQCVAALASMTPLWQPGTAYRYHAITYGFLVGEVIRRVSGRSVGRLFAEEIGGPLGLDLWIGLPADKESRVRPVSAQNPPVSSEQMAEILRGLGVDLEHPVTLALLAGFRSVSGLLPALNTAEFHAAELPAANGIGNARSLARFYAALLSEVDGIRVLRPEAVEAARKPQTDGLRPPAPLDAMPDPYPLRHGLGFELARPGNPMLGPGGFGHAGAGGRLAFADPESGFSVGYTGTSLSWDPSKGPDPRWMPWLTALTAIT